The following coding sequences are from one Pocillopora verrucosa isolate sample1 chromosome 5, ASM3666991v2, whole genome shotgun sequence window:
- the LOC131790879 gene encoding uncharacterized protein, which translates to MQRHGIEFFKGVPTHDDLTTWFGDKRGGILVLDDLMSEGGDDREILNLFTQYSHHMNVTVCYLCQDMFPQGKYAKTISRNAQYIIAFKNPRDKVALRTLLLQIYPTKWLPVMDIYNACTDRPYGYLLFDVHPASRDSTRLLSHLLRHEGCVRCYREK; encoded by the coding sequence ATGCAACGCCATGgcatagaattttttaaaggagtGCCTACCCACGACGATTTAACAACATGGTTTGGAGATAAACGAGGGGGTATTCTTGTCTTGGATGATCTCATGTCGGAGGGAGGAGATGACAGAGAAATACTTAATCTTTTCACACAATATTCTCACCACATGAATGTCACCGTGTGTTATCTCTGCCAAGACATGTTCCCTCAAGGAAAATATGCCAAAACCATCTCTAGGAATGCGCAATACATTATTGCCTTTAAAAATCCTAGAGATAAAGTGGCGTTGCGCACCTTACTGCTACAGATATACCCGACCAAGTGGCTACCTGTTATGGATATATATAATGCATGTACGGACAGACCCTatggttatttgttatttgacgtACACCCTGCAAGTAGAGATTCTACGAGACTTTTAAGTCACTTGTTACGACACGAAGGGTGTGTACGCTGTTacagagagaaataa